The Jiangella sp. DSM 45060 genome contains the following window.
CGATGTCTCACTCATGCGGATCTCCCGGTGTTCAGGAGCGTACGGCGGGGCGACCCGCCCTCGGACTCCCAGGCGGCCTCGGCCAGGTCGAGGCGCGCAGTGACCGGAGCCGAGCCCTGCGCGGTGGCCTGCAGGCTCGCCTCGGCGGCGGTCAGGATCGTGCTGGCGCTGCGATGGTGGTGGTGGCCGTCCTGGATCCAGTCGAAGACCCGTGCCGCATGCTGAAGGTCGGTCGTCGGCGGCACGACGAGGAGGTCCTGCCGGTCCTGGATGTCGAGACCGGTGAGGCTCACCAGGTGGGGGTCGATGGTGCGGAACCAGCCCAGCCGGACGATCCTGCCGGCCACGGGCAGCCTACTGACGTCGCTGTCCCATGAGTCCCGGTGATACGCGACCCGGGCCACCCTGAGGTCGCGCCGCCACAGCACGGCCAGCAACGCCGGCAACTCGGCGGCCAGATCGCGCGATCGGGGCCACCACGCGCCGTCGACGGCTCTGACGTCACCGCGAACGATTGGGCTGAACACCGCTCTGACAGCGGAATCATCTAGTTCTGTGTTGGGCAGTCGCATGACCACGCCCGTCTCCGGCCTCTACGACCGACGTACCTCGTACCGGCGCGGCAGAAGCTACCAGCGTCTCCATGTCCAACGCCGTCACGTCAGTCTACCCCGGCACTGCCATCGACCGGGATTTGCCGCCTCGACCAGCGGCGTAGTCTTGGTGGATGTTGACACTCGTGGTCGTGCTGCTCGCCGTCTGGCTGGTTCTCTCGATCGTCGGGTTCGCGGTCGAAGGCATCTTCTGGCTCGGCGTGATCGGGGTCGTCCTGTTCGTCGCCACAGCGATCATCGCTGTGATCAGGCGCAGGGCCAACCGGGCCTAGCCGTCGGCATCGAGACCCGGTGAACGTGCTGGTGAAGGGGTGGACAGGGGCGGGTTCGATCCGCCGACCTTCCGCTTTTCAGGCGGACGCTCTTCCAACTGAGCTACCTGTCCTTGCGTTGGCGGGACGAGTTTAGCCGACGCCGACGCGCGGGCGAAATCGTGCCCGCCGGGTGTCAGGTCTGTTCGCGTTTGGACCGCTCGTCGAGCTGGGCGAGGTAGGCGTTGTAGGCCTCGCGCTCGGCCTCGTCCTCGCCTTCGCGGCGGTCGAAGCGGCGCGCCTCGCGTTCGTCGGAGCGGTACCACTGGACGAACAGGGCGCCGATGACGATCAGGCCGGGCAGCTCGCCGAAGCCCCACGTGATCTGCCCGGCGAGGATCTGGTCGTCCAGCGGCGCGGGCAGCCAGGGGATCTCCGTCGCGATCTCGCGGTAGTAGTCGCCGGCGATGAGGCGCGACGACTCCATGAGGGCGAGGCCGAACACGGCGTGGAAGGACATGGCCAGCAGCTGCAGGACGACGCGGGCGGGGAAGGGCGGGCGCTTGGGCAGCGGGTCGATGCCGATGAGCATCTCGTAGAACAGGTACCCGACGACGAGGAAGTGGGCGCTCATCAGCATGTGGCCGGTGTGCGAGCGCATGGCCGTCTCGAACAGGCCGGTGAAGTACACGGTGAACGAGCCGGACACGAACAGCGCGAGCGCGACCAGCGGGTGGGTCAGCACCTGGGCGACCGGGCTGTTGACGGCGGCGGTGATGGCCTCGCGCGGGCCGAACTGACCGCGCCGGGCCGGCTTGAGCGCGCGCAGCGCCAGCGTGATGGGGCCGCCGAGGACCAACAGGATGGGGCTCACCATCATGAGGATCATGTGCTGCACCATGTGCACCGACAGCATGACCATGCCGTAGGTCTGCAGCCCGCTCAGCCCGACGACGGCGACGGTGGCGAGGCCGGTCAGCCAGGCGAGGGTCCGCCCGACGGGCCAGGTGTCGCCGCGGCGGCGGAGGCGCCACACGCCCCCGAGGTAGAGCAGGAGGGCGGCGAGGACGCCGAGCGCGAACATCGCGTCCGGGTAGTACTCGGTCAGCAGCCGGCCCGGGCTGATCTCGGGCGGGATCGGGAACCCGATGAGCGTGCGGACGACGGTGCGCACTTCGGGGATCTCGGGGCCGGGCGGCTCGGTGCGGCTGAGCGCGACGGCGAGACCGAGCGCCACGGCCATGATGATGACCTCGCCGACGGCGAGCCGGCGGAACGCGCACGGACGGCCCGACGCCAGCTGCGGCAGGGTGCGGCTGCGGTGCCGCCAGCCGAGCCAGCCCAGCGCGAGCAGCGCGAGCACCTTCCCGAGCAGGATCAGCCCGTACGCGGACGTGAACACCTCGGCCAGCGACTCCAGCCGCACCCACGCGTTCAGCACGCCACTGGCCGCGACCATGACGAAGCAGCCCAGCGCGACGGCGGAGAAGGCGCGCGCCACGCGTGGCAGCTCCTTCCCCCGCCGTCCCGCGTACCACGACAGCGCGACCAGCCCGCCGACCCACAGCGCCATCCCGATGAGGTGGACGAGCAGCGACACCCGCGCGGAGTGGTGGTAGTCGCCGGACGACGAGTGACCGATGAGGCTGAGCGGGACCAGCGTCGCGATGCCGAGGCAGAGCAGCGCGATGGCGCCGCCGTGGCCCAGCGTCAGCCGGGCGGCCGGGATGATCGCCAGCGCCAGTACGACCATCGCCGCGTACGCCCGGCCCTGCTCGACCGTCGACGTGTACGAGACGAACGAGTCGCCGGCCAGCGCGTCCGGGAGCGGCCGCCCGACCAGGTCGGACAGCGTCAGCAGATGGACGACGGCGGCGGCGACGGCCAGCACGAGCGCCGACAGCGACGCCGCCCGCAGCGCGTGCAGCGCCTCGCCGCCGAGCTGGCCCTTGCGGATCGGCAGCACGACCGCCAGGCCGAGCAGCCCGACGGTGACCGCGCCGGCGCCGTCGAGGATGGCCCGGGCGATCGGCAGCCCCCACTTGGTGACCTCGCCGGGATCGCCCAGGCCGGGGATGCCGGCGGTGGCGTCGCCGCCGCCGAGCAGCAGCGCGATGATCAGCGTGACCAGGGCGATCCCGGCCGCCGCCACCCCCCATTGGCGGGTGGGCGGGACGACGTCGGCGGCCGGAGTCGTGGTGTTCATCAGCTGTCAGTGTCCTCCGGTGCCGAGCGCCGCCGGCCACCGGCCGCCACGAACGCGAGGACGGCGACGACCAGCGCGCCACCGGCGATGAGCAGAACGGTCGCCGTCGAGCCCAGCCCCTCGTCGTCGGAGGACGACGACCCGGCCGCCGGTGTGGTCTCGTCGGACGGCGGCGCCGACGGCTCCTCCTGCGACGACGGCGGCGAGGACGGCGACGACGCGGCCCCGGACGGAGTCTCGGCCGGTACCGCCGGGCCGGCGCCGGCAACGGTGAAGGCGATCGTGCCGCTGATCGGGTGCCCGTCGGACGAGACCACGCGCCACGCGATCGTGTACGCGCCGTCCGGCAGCTCGCGGACGGCCTGCGTCAGGGTGTCGCCGACGACTTCGGGGTCGCCGTCCTGGTACTCGGCGCCGTCGGCGTCGGTGACCGCGACCTGGGCGAACTCGGTGGAGATGGCGTTGCTGAACATCAGCTCGACCGCGGTGAGCGGCGCGTCGACCGTGGCGCCGTCGGCCGGCGTGCTGGAGACCAGCTGGTCGTGCGCGACGGCGGCGGGCGCGGCGTAGAGGGCGAGCCCGGCGACCGGGGCGGCGGCCAGCGCCGCCACCCCGATCAGGCGGCGGAGGCTACGCACGGCGCCGCCTCAGAGCCGCCGCGCCGATGCCCAGCCCGGCCGCCCCGACGACGAGGCCGCCGATACCGACCCCGCGCGCGAGGTCGTCGGTGCTGTCGGCGGACCCTGCCGTCGCGGGCGCGGAGTCGTCGCCCTCGTCGGACACGTTCTCGGCCGCCGGCGCGCCGCCGTGGCCGTCGTCGCCGGTCGCCTCGACGACCTCCAGCGACGGCGCCGGGCGCTCCGGCTCCTCCTTGCCCTCGACGGTCTCCTCGGCCCACGCGACGACCTCGCCGTCGTCGTAGGCCTGGGTGGCGGGGAGGAAGTAGGTGCCGGCCTCGGGGAGCGGGCCGACGGAGATCGCGAACTCGTCGAACTCGCCCGGGCCGATGCGGACGCCGGGGTCGGCGGTCCAGGTGACGGCCGTGACCGCCTCCTCGAGCGTGCGGTCGCCGACCTGCACCGGCTCAGGGAACTGCGTGGTGGTGAGCTCGGCGGTCCAGCCGGCGTGCGGCTGCACGCGCACCGACGGGATCGGGGTGTCGGCGGGGAGGTCGAGCCGGACCTGCACCGTGCCGGCGGTGTCCGACTCGTTCGGCACCCGGACGGTGATCTTGGCGTAGGAGCCGGCGGTGTCGACGTCCGGCCGGATGGTGACGTGTGCCGCGGCGCCGGCCGCGACCACCACCCCCAGTGCGACGGCGCCACCGGCGGCGAGGGCCGCCCGGGCGAGGGTACGTGTGATCATGAAATGCGTCCTTTGTCTCGGTCGTGGAGATGCGCGGGAGCACACGACGCCCATCGCGGCGCCGCGTCCCCGTCGACAGCGGTCGTTCAGCCCAGAGCCGGCAGTGCCGGCGGGCCTCTCCACGGTGTCGACCGGACCAGCAGGACGGTGAGCGGCTCGGCCGCGTCGACGACGGCGCCGTCGGCACGCACCCGCGCGACCGGCGGAACCGGCGCCGCCAGCAGCCGCCGCACCCGCGTGAGCAGCACCGTCGCGGACAGCGAGGCCAGCGACCACGCGACGTTCTCGGCGCCGGCCAGCAGCATCGTCAGCACGACGGCAGACAGCACGTGCGCCAGCGCCATGCCGGCCGACGGGACGACGGACGACGCGCCGTCGTGGTGGCCGTCGAGCGTCAGCAGGACGTGCAGCACCGGCTGGGTGAGCACCAGCATGGCCGCGATCTCGGTCACCGAGCGGCGGCGGTCGGCCAGCGCCACGCACGCGACGCACAGCAATACCGCGACGGCGACGAAGCCGGGCTGCGTGGTGACGTCGCCGCCGGCGGCCGCGTGGGCCAGCGTCGGCAGCAGCAGACAGGCCGCGGACATGACCAGGCCGCGCGCGAAGCGCGCTCGACCGCGTCCGAGACCTGGCACGCCGTCACTGTACCCAGCGGGTCAAGACCGGGGGCTAGCCCTACCTCAGCTGGGGAGTTCGCTCCATCGCGCCAGGCGACGCGGATTTCTAGGTTTCTGGGTAGACGTTGACGAGAACGGAGAAGAGCATGGACATCACGAGGGCCGCCGAGGCTCTGCGACTGGTCCAGGTCAGCAAGACCTACGGCACCGGCGACAACCCGGTCCGGGCGCTGGACGACGTGTCCGTCAGCCTGGCCGCCGGCACGTTCACCGCGATCATGGGCCCGTCCGGGTCGGGCAAGAGCACA
Protein-coding sequences here:
- a CDS encoding DUF5994 family protein — encoded protein: MRLPNTELDDSAVRAVFSPIVRGDVRAVDGAWWPRSRDLAAELPALLAVLWRRDLRVARVAYHRDSWDSDVSRLPVAGRIVRLGWFRTIDPHLVSLTGLDIQDRQDLLVVPPTTDLQHAARVFDWIQDGHHHHRSASTILTAAEASLQATAQGSAPVTARLDLAEAAWESEGGSPRRTLLNTGRSA
- a CDS encoding cytochrome c oxidase assembly protein: MNTTTPAADVVPPTRQWGVAAAGIALVTLIIALLLGGGDATAGIPGLGDPGEVTKWGLPIARAILDGAGAVTVGLLGLAVVLPIRKGQLGGEALHALRAASLSALVLAVAAAVVHLLTLSDLVGRPLPDALAGDSFVSYTSTVEQGRAYAAMVVLALAIIPAARLTLGHGGAIALLCLGIATLVPLSLIGHSSSGDYHHSARVSLLVHLIGMALWVGGLVALSWYAGRRGKELPRVARAFSAVALGCFVMVAASGVLNAWVRLESLAEVFTSAYGLILLGKVLALLALGWLGWRHRSRTLPQLASGRPCAFRRLAVGEVIIMAVALGLAVALSRTEPPGPEIPEVRTVVRTLIGFPIPPEISPGRLLTEYYPDAMFALGVLAALLLYLGGVWRLRRRGDTWPVGRTLAWLTGLATVAVVGLSGLQTYGMVMLSVHMVQHMILMMVSPILLVLGGPITLALRALKPARRGQFGPREAITAAVNSPVAQVLTHPLVALALFVSGSFTVYFTGLFETAMRSHTGHMLMSAHFLVVGYLFYEMLIGIDPLPKRPPFPARVVLQLLAMSFHAVFGLALMESSRLIAGDYYREIATEIPWLPAPLDDQILAGQITWGFGELPGLIVIGALFVQWYRSDEREARRFDRREGEDEAEREAYNAYLAQLDERSKREQT
- a CDS encoding copper resistance CopC family protein; its protein translation is MRSLRRLIGVAALAAAPVAGLALYAAPAAVAHDQLVSSTPADGATVDAPLTAVELMFSNAISTEFAQVAVTDADGAEYQDGDPEVVGDTLTQAVRELPDGAYTIAWRVVSSDGHPISGTIAFTVAGAGPAVPAETPSGAASSPSSPPSSQEEPSAPPSDETTPAAGSSSSDDEGLGSTATVLLIAGGALVVAVLAFVAAGGRRRSAPEDTDS
- a CDS encoding YcnI family protein — translated: MITRTLARAALAAGGAVALGVVVAAGAAAHVTIRPDVDTAGSYAKITVRVPNESDTAGTVQVRLDLPADTPIPSVRVQPHAGWTAELTTTQFPEPVQVGDRTLEEAVTAVTWTADPGVRIGPGEFDEFAISVGPLPEAGTYFLPATQAYDDGEVVAWAEETVEGKEEPERPAPSLEVVEATGDDGHGGAPAAENVSDEGDDSAPATAGSADSTDDLARGVGIGGLVVGAAGLGIGAAALRRRRA